One segment of Pseudanabaena sp. PCC 6802 DNA contains the following:
- the rsmD gene encoding 16S rRNA (guanine(966)-N(2))-methyltransferase RsmD — MSLRVYGDRPIQTLPGLKTRPTPSRVREAVFNIWQGRIEHCRWLDICTGSGAMAAEALLRGADAVVGIEQSGGACKLIKHNLEKIVRPAQFFNIHRGDALKVIPKLVSQPYAQFDLVYFDPPYQSDLYEAVLTALPPLLATDATVAVEHSPSRYLADAIGDLVKRDRRKYGQTAITFYELTQPIAII; from the coding sequence ATGTCTCTTAGAGTATACGGCGATCGCCCGATCCAAACATTACCAGGACTAAAAACGCGCCCCACGCCCAGCCGCGTTCGAGAAGCCGTATTTAACATTTGGCAGGGTAGAATAGAACATTGCCGCTGGCTGGATATATGTACGGGATCGGGAGCGATGGCAGCGGAAGCTTTGTTGCGCGGTGCAGACGCAGTCGTAGGAATCGAACAATCGGGGGGAGCGTGTAAACTAATTAAACATAACCTGGAAAAGATCGTTAGGCCAGCTCAGTTTTTTAACATCCATCGCGGTGACGCGCTCAAAGTTATTCCCAAGTTAGTATCTCAACCATATGCTCAATTTGACCTGGTCTATTTCGATCCGCCCTACCAAAGCGATTTGTACGAGGCTGTTCTTACCGCCCTTCCTCCCCTACTCGCTACCGATGCCACAGTTGCTGTGGAACATTCTCCCTCTCGCTATTTAGCTGATGCCATTGGCGATCTGGTCAAGCGCGATCGCCGCAAGTACGGTCAAACAGCCATCACCTTCTATGAATTAACACAACCCATAGCTATCATCTAA
- the rodA gene encoding rod shape-determining protein RodA, whose protein sequence is MSSVKFNLFSWELLRRDWRDIDLFLIFIPVALTIVGAIAIHSSAINYSNLNSYWLQHLIIGGIGLFIVMSLARWQYQQLLHLHWITYFITNVFLALVLVGGTSANGAQSWLTIGEFNFQPSEFAKVGVIITLAALLHKHPIKQPSDIVQVIWPLLLPCALIMKQPDLGTFLVFCAIALGMLYWGGTNLGWILLIISPLISLILFSVFIPAWLGWVGLMGIVAWRTLPWMRVVGFLSAVAVNLVSAQVGTFVWSLLHDYQKKRLLLFLDPTQDPLDGGYHLIQSRIAIGAGKIWGRGIMHGTQTQLSFIPEQHTDFIFSAIGEEMGLVGSMLVLIAFLGICWRLLVIAVKSKDNFGSLLVIGVFSMVLFQATINIGMTIGVAPITGIPLPWLSYGRSALLTNFIALGLVESVAAHRRMIKF, encoded by the coding sequence ATGTCTTCAGTTAAGTTCAATTTATTTAGTTGGGAATTGTTAAGAAGGGATTGGCGTGATATCGATCTCTTTTTGATATTTATTCCAGTGGCTTTGACAATTGTCGGCGCGATCGCCATTCATAGCTCTGCCATCAACTATTCCAATTTAAATTCCTATTGGTTGCAGCACCTTATCATCGGCGGCATCGGTCTATTTATTGTGATGTCACTGGCGCGCTGGCAATACCAGCAACTATTGCATTTACATTGGATTACCTACTTTATCACCAACGTATTTTTAGCGCTCGTGCTGGTAGGAGGTACATCCGCCAATGGGGCACAAAGCTGGCTGACAATCGGTGAATTTAATTTTCAACCTTCTGAATTTGCCAAGGTGGGAGTGATTATTACTTTGGCAGCGCTGTTGCATAAGCATCCAATCAAGCAACCTTCAGATATCGTTCAGGTGATTTGGCCGCTACTATTACCCTGTGCCTTAATCATGAAGCAGCCGGATCTGGGCACTTTCCTCGTGTTCTGCGCGATCGCTCTCGGTATGCTGTATTGGGGCGGTACTAATTTGGGGTGGATATTACTGATTATTTCACCCTTAATTTCACTGATCCTATTTAGTGTTTTCATTCCGGCATGGCTGGGATGGGTGGGGTTGATGGGAATTGTTGCTTGGCGAACGCTACCCTGGATGAGAGTAGTCGGCTTTTTGAGCGCGGTGGCAGTAAATCTGGTCTCAGCCCAAGTGGGAACTTTTGTCTGGTCTTTATTGCATGACTATCAGAAAAAGAGGCTTTTGTTGTTCCTCGACCCCACACAAGACCCCCTGGACGGTGGTTACCATTTGATTCAGTCCCGCATTGCGATTGGGGCGGGAAAAATTTGGGGACGCGGAATTATGCACGGTACTCAAACCCAACTGAGTTTTATCCCCGAGCAGCACACGGATTTTATTTTCTCCGCGATCGGCGAAGAAATGGGGCTTGTGGGTTCTATGCTCGTCCTGATTGCATTTTTAGGAATTTGCTGGCGTTTATTAGTGATTGCCGTTAAATCTAAGGATAATTTTGGTTCTCTGCTGGTAATTGGCGTTTTTTCGATGGTGCTTTTCCAAGCTACGATCAATATCGGTATGACCATTGGAGTTGCCCCCATTACGGGCATTCCTCTACCGTGGCTGAGTTACGGGCGATCGGCACTGCTCACTAACTTTATTGCCCTCGGTTTAGTCGAATCAGTGGCAGCACATCGACGTATGATTAAGTTTTAG